TTAGCGGCCAGGCCACGCCTGAACAAACGCCGCCACATCCTCTTTCTGCGCAACACGCGGCGGGTTCTGCGGCGTACCCAGGTAAAGGAAGCCAATCACTTCCTCATCCGCCGTCAGCCCCAGGCCTTTCGCCACGTGGGCCGAGTAAGACAACTCCCCCGTACGCCACACCGCGCCAATCCCCTGTGCATACGCCGCCAACAGAATACCGTGGGCCGCACACGCGGCCGCCAGCAGTTGCTCGGATTTCGGCACCTTGAAATGTTCTTGCAGGCGGGCAATCACCACCACCACCAACGGTGCGCGCAGCGGGCCGTTCTGGGCTTTGTCGATGGCGGCTTGCGGGGCGTCGGCGTCCTGCAGGCGCGCCGCTTCGGCCAACAGCGTGCCCATGTGTTCGCGGGCGGCGCCTTCCACGGTGAGGAAACGCCAAGGGCGCAACTGGCCGTGGTCCGGCGCGCGCATGGCGGCGGCGAACAGCACGTCGCGCTGCTCCTGGGTCGGTGCCGGTTCCAGCAAACGCGGCACGGAAACACGGTTGAGCAAAGCGTCGAGAGCCTGCATTGGCCACCTCCAGAGAAAAATGTGCGGCCATTCTAGCGGGAATGACTCGGATTCGACCAAACGATAATTGCTCTTATTCAAACCGCCCTGCCCTGTTAGACTTTGCGACCTAATTTTCGGCCTCCGTTCAGGAATTTCGATGTTCCGTTCGCTATTTCGCCTGTGCGCAGCATTGATGGCCTTGAGCCTGACGGCCTGCGATGACGCCCCACGCTTCACCAAGGCAGAGCCCGGTGAAGCGCGAGCCGGCGGCGCGACGACGGTGAACAAGCGTGACCAGAACGCGTTTTCCCTGCCCTCGGCCAACCTGGCGCCGACCCGCCGCCTGGACTTCAGTGTCGGCAACAGCTTCTTTCGCAGCCCGTGGGTGATCGCGCCGTCCACCACCACCGCGCGCGACGGCCTTGGCCCACTGTTCAACACCAACGCCTGCCAGAACTGCCATATCAAGGATGGCCGTGGCCATCCGCCGTTGCCGGACGCGCCGAATGCAGTGTCGATGCTGGTGCGACTGTCGATTCCAAATGCTGAGCCCTACGCCAAGCTCATCGAACAGCTCGGCGTAGTGCCCGAGCCGGTCTACGGCGGGCAATTGCAAGACATGGCGGTGCCGGGCGTGGCGCCGGAAGGCAAGGTGCGGGTCGACTACACGCCGGTCAACGTGACGTTCAAGGACGGCACGGTGGTCGAGTTGCGCAAGCCGGACCTGCAAATCACCCAGCTCGGCTATGGCCCGATGCATCCGGATACACTCTTCTCGGCGCGCATCGCCCCGCCAATGATTGGCCTGGGCTTGCTCGAAGCCATCAGCGACGCCGATGTGCTGCGCAACACCGACCCGAAAACCGCCGACAAAGAAGCCCTCGTCGGCCGCGCCAATTGGGTCTGGGATGACGCCCAGCACAAAACCGTGCTCGGCCGCTTCGGCTGGAAAGCCGGGCAACCCAACCTCAATCAACAAAATGTTCACGCGTTTTCTGGTGATATGGGCCTCACCACGTCCCTGAGACCCTTTGATGACTGCACCGACGCCCAAGTCGCCTGCAAACAGGCGCCTAACGGTAACGGCCCCGATGGCGAGCCGGAAGTCAGCGATAACATCTTGCGCCTGGTGCTGTTCTACACCCGCAACCTGGCCGTGCCGGTGCGCCGTGGCGTCGACACGCCGCAGGTGCTGGCCGGTAAAAACCTGTTCTACCAGGCCGGTTGCCAGGGCTGTCACAAACCGACGTTCACCACGGCCGCCAACGCTGCCGAACCCGAACTGGCCAACCAAGTGATTCGCCCTTACAGCGACCTGCTGTTGCACGACATGGGCGAAGGCCTTGCCGACCACCGCAGCGAATTCAAGGCCGGTGGCCGCGACTGGCGCACGCCGCCGTTGTGGGGCATTGGTCTGACGCAGACCGTCAGTGGCCACACCCAGTTTTTGCATGATGGCCGCGCCCGCAACCTGCTCGAAGCCGTGCTCTGGCATGGCGGTGAAGCACAGGCGGCGCAGCAGCATGTGTTGTCCTTTAATGCCGAGCAGCGTGCCGCGTTGCTGGCGTTCCTGAATTCTCTATAAGATTTGCCCCAATTACCGAAGGGAGCTCGACATGTTTCGTCCCAAGTTGTTGTTCACCAGCCTGGCCGCCTTAGCCCTCGGCGCCTGCTCGCCGCAGGACCCGCAAGCGGTGACCTCGGCGGCCATCGCCAAGCAAGTGATTCTGCCGACCTACAGCCGCTGGGTTGAAGCCGACCGCCAATTGGCCGTCAGCGCGCTGGCCTACTGCCAGGGCAAGGAAAGCCTGGACACCGCGCGCGCCGACTTCCTCCACGCGCAAAAAGCCTGGGCCGAACTGCAACCGCTGCTGATCGGCCCACTGGCCGAGGGCAACCGCTCGTGGCAAGTGCAGTTCTGGCCGGACAAGAAAAACCTGGTCGGCCGACAAGTCGAGCAGCTGGTCACCGCCCAGCCGCAGATCGACGGCGCCGCATTGGCCAAATCCAGCGTGGTGGTACAGGGCCTGTCGGCCTACGAATACATCCTCTACGACGCCAAGACCGACGTCGCCGACGAAGCGCAGAAGGCCCGCTACTGCCCGCTGCTGGTGGCCATCGGCGAACGCCAGAAAGCCCTGGCTGAAGAGATCCTGGCGAGCTGGAACAGCACCGACGGCATGCTCGCGCAAATGACCAAGTTTCCGAACCAGCGTTACGCCGATTCCCACGAAGCCATCGCCGATCTGCTGCGCGTGCAAGTGACCGCGCTGGATACGCTGAAGAAAAAACTCGGCACGCCGATGGGCCGCCAGACCAAGGGCATCCCGCAGCCGTTCCAGGCCGATGCGTGGCGCAGCCAGTCTTCCCTGCAAAGCCTGCAAGCCAGCCTGGCCGCCGCCCAGACCGTATGGGCCGGCGTCGACAACAAAGGCCTGCGTGGCTTGTTGCCGTCGGACCAAAAACCATTGGCCGACAAGATCGACGCTGCCTATGCCGCTTCACTGAAACTGTTCGCCAGCAACCAGCGCACGCTGAATGAACTGCTGGCCGACGACGCTGGCCGTCAGCAGCTCAACGACATTTACGACAGCCTCAACGTAGTCCACCGCCTGCACGAAGGCGAGTTGGCCAAGGCGCTGGGCATTCAACTGGGCTTTAACGCCAACGACGGTGACTGATGATGCTCAGGCGACAGGCTTTGGCGGTGGGTAGCGTGCTGCTCAGTGCAATCACGCTGGGTGGCTGGACGCTGTTCAAGCAAAAGGGCTCAAAGAGCCCGTTGCTGCTGTCGGCGCGCGATGATGTGGATGGCAAACACTATGCCGTGGGTTATCACCTGGACGGCAAGCAAGTGTTTGCCACCCAGGTTGGCCAGCGGTGCCACGACATCATCAACCACCCGACGCTGCCGATTGCGCTGTTCGTCGCCCGGCGTCCGGGCACTGAAAGTTACCTGATCAACCTGCGTGACGGCGCGCTGCTGCAGACCATTACCTCGAATGCCAATCGCCACTTCTATGGCCATGCGGTGATTCACAAGAGCGGTGACTGGTTGTACGCGACCGAGAACGACACGACCGACCCGGGCCGTGGGTTGCTGGGTGTCTATAAGTTCGAGGGTGAGCGGCTGGTGCACACTGGGGAAATTTCCACCCACGGTATCGGCCCGCACCAGGTGTCATGGATGCCTGACGGTGAGACCTTGGTGGTCGCCAACGGCGGCATTCGCACCGAGGCTGAAAGCCGGGTGGAGATGAACCTCAACGCCATGGAGCCGAGCCTGGTGCTGATGCACCGCGACGGCAGCCTGATCAGCAAGGAAACCCTGGGCCAGCAAATGAACAGCGTGCGCCATATGGGGATTGCCGGCGACGGCACCATCCTCACGGGGCAGCAGTTTATGGGCGCGTCTCAGGAGCGCTCCGAGTTGCTGGCAATCAAGCGGCCAGGGCAGCCGTTTGTGGCGTTTCCGGTGGCCGATGAGCAGTTGCAGGCCATGGGGCATTACACCGCCAGCGTTGCGGTACACAGTGAGTTACGGCTGGTGGCGTTGACTGCGCCACGGGGCAATCGCTTTTTTATCTGGGACATGGACAGCGGCGAGCTGCGCCTGGATGGGCCGTTGCCCGACTGCGCCGGGGTTGGCGCGGTAGCGGACGGTTTTGTGGTGACGTCAGGCCAGGGGCGCTGCCGCTTTTATGACTGCCGCCAGCAGCCGTTGGTGGCTAAACCGTTGGAGTTGCCGTCGGGGTTTTGGGATAACCACTTGCACTTGGTTTGACATCAGCACGCTCGTTCTCCCGCGCGGGAACGAGCCTTCCTGCGGTTGTAGATGCTTTCAGCGAACACCGCTGGCGAAGAGCGGTTCATGTTCAGCGTTATTCCGGAATAACGCGTATTCCCATATCGAATTAAAAACTGTCATTTCTCACAGTACACCGCTATTTATTTCCTCGTTATGGTGTCGGAGCAGTCACTATTGGCTACTGTTCGCAGTAGTTCAGATTGGATACTTAAAAGGAATTACAGTATGAAACAACTAATCCTCGCGGCCTGTTTACTGATGTCAACTCAGGTATTTGCCGCAACTCCCGAATATTTCCCTTCACCCAATGACGACGTGAGAACTGGTGGTTCTACATCGATAGGCGTTATGCCGAAGGTGCCAGATAATGGCCCATTGGTGTATCGGTTAGATAATTCAACTATGGGGTTTACAGAAAAACTAACTTTACCCAAAAAGTCGAATGATTATGGCAGCGCTGTAATGGTATTAAACAAATCGGATAAATCTACCTTTATTAACACGGACAATAGTTCTCTTTCGAAGCCTCTGGAAATCGAACCGAATCACGGAGTCTATGTGTACTTTGACAAAGTTAAAGGCATCTGGAACCCGGATGTGCCTTATGTCATCACTGCTGGCCCCCCATCCGGCCAAGTCAACGTTGCCCCATCCCAGATGCCTTGAACGCCGCGCCCGATGCTGAACATTGGGCGTTTCGGCTCGACGTTACTTGTAAACGTTCAGGTCAAGTACAAAAAAAGGGCCTCGCATCGCAAGGCCCTTTCTCGGGGGTTTGAATCGTTTCAACTCTGCGGCCTCATGCCCTGAGACATCCCGAACATGAACAGCAATAACTCATGGTCAGGCTTGACCGCCACACTCGTCTTGGCGACGCGCGGCAACAGGCACTGCCCGCTACCTTGCACCGCACTGAGCACTTGTGTGCGAGGTTGTTCCCACGCAGCCAATGCGAGGGCTGCAATGCCCAACGCACCGACCAGGAACAAACCTCGTGCTATTTCTAGCTTCATCTGGTTAAACCCTTGATAGCGCTGCCAAACGCCGTCTCGTAAAAGTAGCTGAGTTTTTTCCAGTCTGTATCACTCCACGACGAATGGCGCCGCAGTTGCTGCATGTCATGGGAGGCGGCCCGATAAGCGGTCAAACGCTGGCGGCATTTCTCAAAATCCAGCAACGCCACTTCCACATTGGCCGAGTCGCCCTCACCCGTCACCCGTAAAAAGATGTGCTTGATGTACAGGCAACCATGTTGCCAGCGGCCCTTGTGCATACGCGCCAGGGTGCCCGCCACTTCCTTGAGCACACGCTCATGCACCAACTCGCCATACTGCTCGCGGCCACCGGCGGCGTACCAGTTTTCGATCTCGTCGAAACCGTCGAGCGACGCGGTTACCAGTAGCGCTTTCCACTGGTGCTCGGGGTCGCGGCGCGCCTCGCAGAACACCAGTTCAGGCACTCGTACATCCAATGAACGCAAGCCCTTGAGGGCATCACGTTCACGCAACACAGTCGGGCGCCCGAATGGGTGGAGCAAACTGCGGTAGATATGCCCGGTCTGGCGCTTGCTGTAGAGCAAACGACCATTGGGGCTGATCACGCGTTGCACACCACTTTCACCACCGCGTCGACGATTGGGTTCCTCGACCCATTCGCCCTTCAGGCGCCAAAAATAATCAAACCGTTCTTCGGGAGCTACATGACTGCCTACTACGCACTCAACTGCCATCCTGTTACCTCTTACGCAATACATACACACGCCACATGGCGTAGAGCGGTATGAAGTCCAGGGATTCCTGAACACGGAAACCGGCCTGCTCGAACTCTGCCTCAACAGTAGCAGCCGGTAACACGAACCGGTTTTGGTAACCTTCCTGCTCACCTTTACTACGACGTTTCACTTCGGCGCGCTTGCGTTTCCAGGCCTTGAAATTGCCGTCCACACACAGCGAAATAATCACGCTGTCGCGGGTAACCCGCTGAAATTCCCGCAGTATCGTCATACGGTGCGCCGGGTCACCAATGTGGTGCATCAAGCGCATGCAGAAGATGCTGTCGACCGAATTGTCAGGCAAATCGATATCAAAGGCAGATGTCTGCAAAGGTCGTACCCGTTTCACCACGTCCGCCGGCTGAGCGACAGTCGCGACCTTCAACATCGACGCCGAATTGTCGGCCCCGATAATCACTCGGTTGGGTTTCTCCGCCAGCAACGGCCAAAAACGCCCGGCCCCGCAGGGCAGGTCCAACACTAGGCCAGGTTCGCCAGCCATGGCCAGCGCACCCCGCGCCAATTGCTCGTCGCGTTTGTGGGACAACCGGCGAGCCAGATTGTCCTGATGCTTGAGCAAATAATTTTGCGCGTGCTGATCGTCGTACTTTTCGGAAAAATCGAGCTTGATCGGGGTAGACATCAACGGATCTCCAGTAGCTGATGCCTACAACCTTAAGCACCGCCCTGTGATCAACTGGTCAACCCGTTGTGAAAAACTTGTCCTGTCCAATCTCATACATTTCAAGACTTTACAGACACAAGCAATATCATGGGGCCATCTTCGCCGAATTACGGCGATGTCTGGCAGGATAACGGCAGGGACATGCGTCAGGGCTTGACCTGACTCAACTGGACGTGAAAACGGCAGCCGTGGGGGTCCATCGGGTTGAGGCTGACCGTCCAGCCCTGGTTCTCGCAGATGCGCTGCACCAGCGATAAACCCAGGCCAAGGCCTTCGCCACGCTTCTCGCTGCCACGCACAAACGGCTCGAACATCGCCTCACGCTTGTCTTCGGGAATCCCTACGCCGGTGTCTTCCACCACAAAACCGCTGGGTTCAAGGGTCAGGCGGATGAAGCCGTGTTCGGTGTAATGCAGGGCATTGCGCAACAGGTTGCCCATGACCGCATGCAGAAAGGTGGTGTTGTAGCGCGCATCCGAAGGATTGCCGGGCTGGTAAATCAATTCCAGCCCCTTGCGCTCGATTTGCTCGCGCCAGATGCCGAGCAAATCGTCAGCGACCTGCGCCAGCGTCACCTGCGGTGACATCGCCGCTTCATCATGTTCGGCGCGCGCCAGCATCAGGAAGGTCTGCACCAGTTCACGCATTTCTTCGCAGGCACGGGCGATGCGTTCCACTTGATTACGCCCGCGTTGGTCGATGGCCGGGTTTTCCAGCAGCAGCTCGCAGGAGCTGGCCAGCACCATCAATGGCGTGCGCAATTCATGGCTGACATCACTGGTAAACAGCTGTTCGCGCGACAACGCCTGGCGCAAGCGGCCCAAGGTGGCATCGAAGGCCACGGCCAGTTCGCCGACTTCATCGGCCGCGTAATCCGGCGCCAGCGGCGGCGCCAGGCCCAGCAGTTGGTCGCGATGTCGCACCTGGCGGGCCAGCCGCACCACCGGCGCCATCACTTTGCGCGCCAACACCCAACCGAGAAACACCGCCAGCGCCAGGCTGAGCACGAAGCCCACCAGCACCACGGCGAACAGAACACGCTCGCGCTCTTCAAAATCGCTTTGGTCTTGCAGCAGCACATAGCGCCGGCCATCCACCACTTCGACCATGGCGTGATACGACAGCGACTCGCGGAACACCTCATGAAAGCCCGGTTCCAGATGGCGTAAATCCTTGGGCAGCTCGAAATCCCCGCGCCCACCGCTGAAATAGAACAGCTGGTCGGGCTCGGGCCGGTGGCTCCAGTCCTCGACGCTGTCCATCAGCAACAAGCGTTGCAAGTCGCCGCCCAGGCCTGCCGAGATGAGTTTTTCTTCCACCAGGTGCACGGTCGCGACGATGCCCATGGCGAACGCCCCCGCCACCAATGCACTCATCAACGCAAACGCGATGATGATCCGTTGGGCAAGGCTTTGCTTAAACTCCATCACGACCCTCGGCCAGGCGATAACCCACACCGTGCACCGTTTGCAGCAGCGGCTTGGCGAACGGTTTATCGATCACTTGGCGCAATTGGTGAACATGGCTGCGCAGGCTGTCGCTGTCCGGGCAGTCATCGCCCCACAGGGCTTCTTCGAGAATTTCACGGCGCAAAACATGCGGGCTCTTTTGCATCAACACCGCGAGCAATTTCAGGCCCACGGGGTTGAGTTTGAGCAGGCGCCCTTCGCGGGTCACTTCCAGGGTGTCGAGGTCATAGTTCAAGTCGCCAACCTGCAGGGCACGGCGGCCGCCACCTTGGGCGCGGCGCAATACGGCTTCGATGCGGGCGGCCAATTCCGACAAGGCAAACGGCTTGAGCAGGTAATCATCGGCGCCGGACTTGAAGCCCTGCAGCCGGTCGTCCAACTGGTCACGGGCGGTGAGCATGATCACCGGCGTGTCACGGCGCGCGTCTTCACGCAGGCGTTTGCACAAGGTGTAGCCATCGATGCCCGGCAGCATGATGTCGAGCACGATCAAGTCGTAATGCTCGGTGGCAGCCAGGTGCAGGCCTGACAAACCGTCCTGCGCACAGTCCACGGTGTAGCCCTTCAGCCCCAGGTAATCGGCCAGGTTGGCCAGAATATCGCGGTTGTCTTCAACCAATAAAATTCGCATGGGCAGTGTCTCCGTACGCGGTAACGGCCTTGTTGGCTCGCGCAGCTTAAGGCCAAGTGCGGCTCAGGGATAGACCTTGAGGGCCTGTCGATAAAGGTTTTCAACCAATTGCACGAACCAACAAGTTTTTCACTATAGCTTCACAAACTGACTACAGTGTCAGGCTGAAGATCACCGCCCATTGATATAAGGAATGTAGACATGGGGTTTCTCAAAACGGCGCCTATGCGCTTTTTGCTGCTCGTCACCGGCGCCTGGCTGGTTGTTTTCTTGCTGACGCGCAGCGTGCTGCTGCTTACCCATCTGGATGAAGTCGGCGGCAACCTGCTGCCGGTGTTTGGCGTGGGCCTGTTATACGACCTCGGCTTCCTGACCTATGCCGCCTTGCCGCTGGGCTTGTACCTGCTGCTCTGCCCGCCTGCGCTGTGGCGCCGCCGTGGCCACCGCTGGTTTCTGCAGGCAGTGCTCACCGTCAGCCTGTTCGCCATGCTGTTTACGTCGGTCGCCGAGTGGCTGTTCTGGGATGAGTTCGGCGTGCGCTTCAACTTTATCGCCGTCGATTACCTGGTGTACTCCGACGAGGTGTTGAACAACCTGCTGGAGTCTTACCCGATCGGCAAGCTGCTCAGCCTGCTGGCAATGCTCGCGGTTGTGTTGAGTGTGGTTCTGCGCAAGCCGTTCAATGCCGCCATGAACGCACCCTTGCCGCCGCTGCGAGGTCGCCTGCTTAACGCCCTGGGCCTGTTGATTGTCGCCGGCCTCAGCCTGCAACTGATCAGCCAGGACAGCCCGCGCGCCCAAGGTGGCAACGCCTACAAGAACGAGCTGGCGAGCAACGGCCCGTATCAATTCTTTGCGGCCTTTCGTAACAACGAGCTGGATTACCCACAGTTCTACCAAAGCCTGCCCACTGAGGTGGTCGCCAAGCAGTTGCGTGCCGAACTCAGCGAACCCAATGCGCGCTTTATTGGCAAAGACCCTTTGGACATCCGCCGCGCAATCAACAACCCCGGCACGTTGCGCAAACCCAATATCGTGCTGGTGACCATCGAAAGTTTCAGCGCCAAATACATGGGCAGCAATGGCGACGGGCGTAACCTCACGCCGAACCTGGATGCCCTGCGCAAACAAAGCCTGTACTTCAATAATTTCTATGCCACCGGCACCCGCACCGACCGTGGCCTGGAAGCGATTACCCTGGCGATTCCACCCACGCCAGGGCGTTCAATCGTCAAGCGCATCGGCCGTGAAAGCGGCTTCGCCAGCCTCGGCCAGCAACTCAGCGCCATCGGCTACGACAGCGTGTTTGTTTACGGCGGGCGCGGTTACTTCGACAACATGAACGCGTTTTTCAGCGGCAACGGTTATCGCGTCGTTGACCAGAGCAGCGTTCCGGAAACCGACATCTCGTTCAAAAACGCCTGGGGCATGGCTGACGAAGACCTCTACCGGCAAACCCTGAAACTGGCCGACGCCGATTACGCCAAGCAGCAGCCCTTTTTGCTGCAACTGATGACCACCTCCAACCATCGCCCCTACACCTACCCGGACGGGCGCATCGATATCAAATCCGGCAATGGCCGTGACGGTGCGGTGAAATACACCGACCACGCGATCGGCGAGTTCCTTGAGGCGGCACGCCAGAAGCCGTGGTTCGATAACACGATTTTCGTGTTCGTCGCCGACCACACCGCAGGCAGCGCGGGCAAGGAAGACTTGCCCATCACCAACTACCAGATCCCGCTGTTTATCTATGCACCCAAGCTGATCGACGCCCGGGAAACCGCGCAACTGGCCAGCCAGATCGACCTGGCGCCGACCTTGCTGGGCCTGATCAACCTGAGCTACGAGTCGACGTTTTTCGGCCGCAACCTGTTGCAGGACAACCCGCTGCCGCCGCGCGTGGTGGTCGGCAACTACCAGCACCTGGGGTTGTTTGACGGCAAGGACCTGGCAATCCTCAGCCCCCGCCTGGGCCTGCGTCGCCATGACCAAGCCTTGGCCGAGAGCCAGGAGTTGCGCGTGGGCAGTGATGACCCATTGATCCTGCGCGCAATCACCTACTACCAGGCCGCCAGCTATGGCTTCAAACAGCAATTGCTGAGCTGGAAAGCGCCGAAGGATGAGGCTGCGGCCATCAGCATCCGCTGACAGCCCCACTCAAGCCCTTGCCTGCCACAGGGCAAGGGCGTAACACTTGCGCCCATTCCCTGGCGACGACGCCCGATCATGTCCGAGACCCTGCTGCTGATTGAAGATGACCGCCCACTGGCCGCGCTGACTGCCGAGTTTCTGCGCGCCGAAGGTTTCACCGTGGCCATTGAGCACCGGGGCGACCGCGCCGCCCAGCGCATTCGCGACGAGCAGCCGGCGCTGTTGATCCTGGACGTGATGCTGCCGGGTATCGACGGCTTCACCCTGTGCCGACAGATTCGCGACCAATACCCTGGGCTGATCCTGATGATGACCGCGCTGGACGAAAACGCCGAACAGCTCACCGGGTTCAACGTCGGGGCAGACGATTACGTGGTCAAGCCTGTCGATCCACAGTTGTTGCTGGCCAGGATTCGCTCGTTGCTGCGCCGCCACCCGCAAGCCCCTCGCGCGTATTACCAGTGGGGCGCGTTTCGCTTGGACCTCAACAGCCATTTCGCCTGGCTGAATGACGCGCCCTTGCAGTTCTCGGTTGCGGAGTTCGAATTGCTGGCGATTTTTGCCCGCCATTGCGGCGTCTTGCTGACGCGGGAAAAACTCCTGCAAAGCCTGCGCGGCCTGGAATACGACGGGCTCAACCGCTCCATCGATATGCGCGTATCGCGCTTGCGCAAAAAGCTGATGAGCCTGGAATGCCCGGTGACCATCCAGACCATTACGGCCCAAGGCTATCTGTTCGTCGAAATCCCGCAGGAAGCCGCGCGTGTTCTCTAAACTGCGGCCCTGGATGGTGGCGACGGCCGGCGCGGGCTGGACCGGCTTGACGCTTTATATGCTCTGGCTGTGCACCAACGCCTCAGTATTTGTGGGTGACGACAGCTTCTTGCGCCTGATGGCCGGGCCGGGCTACCTGGTGGCCGAACAGCTCAAAGGCGTGCCCGCCGACCAGCGCGAAGCGCGGATGGATACCCTGCGTGCGCACTTTCAGTACCCGGTGAACCTGATCGCGCTGGACGATGTGGAGCTGCCGCCGGAAGCCATGGTCATGCTGGAACATGGGCAACCGGCGCTGAACAGCGACGAAGACATCAGCTACTTCCCGCTCGACGACGAAACCGTGATCCGATTCGGCCCCATGTGGGGCAGCGCCGAGGTCAAGGACCTGCTGAAATTCCCGGTGTTCTGGATCACCGCCTGCGTCGCAGGCTTGCCGGTGCTGCTACTGCTCGGGATTGGTTTACGCCTGCACCGGCAGCGCCACACCGACCTGCACACACTCAATACCTGCCTGGCGACACTGGCGCGCAGCCCGAACGTGATGTTGCCCGCCATGGGCAAGGAATGGACACCGTTGCTGCTGACGCTGCAACAGCATGCACGGGACATCAGCGCCATGAGTGAACGCCACCGCGAAGTCTCCCAGGCGGTGTCCCACGAACTGCGCACGCCCCTGGCGCGCATGCGCTTTGCCTTATCGCTGCTGGGTAAAAGCGAAGACCCGAGCACCCGAACGCGCCTTCAAGAACGTTTGCTCATCGATGTCGAAGAGCTCGAAGCCTTGGTTCGCGCCAGTTTGGCGTTTGCTCGCCTTGCGGGCGCGCCGACCGACTTGCAGCACGAACCGATCAACCTGCGTGACTGGTTGCATCAAGAGTTCGCCTTGCTCGACGGGCACCATCGGCGGTTGAGCCTGGAAACCGAGCCGGCCGGGCTGGAACTGGTCGGCGACCGCGCCTTGTTGCACCTGATCGTACGTAACCTGTTGAGCAACGCCATCACCTATGCCCGCGAGCAAGTGTGTGTCAGCGCGGCGTATCAGGGGCAACATCACTTGGTGCTGCACGTGGATGACGATGGGCCCGGCATCCTCGCGGAAAACCGCGAAAAGGTCTTCGAGCCCTTTGTGCGGCTTGCCATGGGCGGCGACGCACCCGGCGGCTTCGGCCTCGGCCTGGCGCTGGCCAAACGTGCGACCCAGTGGCACCACGGTGAATTGACGGTGGCCCGCAGCCCGCTGGGCGGTGCACGCCTGACCCTGGTGTTGCCGCTGCGCCCACTCTAGATAGCGTGTTACAGCCGGTGACAGCGAGACGCTGCCATTACCCCTACTCTCTGCCGCCTGAATCCCAGGTTGGAGAGCCCGTACATGCGTCCCCCCAAGAAGCATTTGTTCACGCTGCTGCTGTCGTTGTGCATCGTCACCGGCACAGCGTCGGCCTTGCCACTGGCGGTCACACACTCGCCAGCGCAGCGCATAGACCAATACGTCGCCGACTACACACGCAAAGCCGTGTGCTACCCAAGCGTGACAGGCAGGGTCGTTGTAGCCGAACACCGGAGGCGGCCCAGAGCCACCCGCGCTGAAAAACTCGCGCACCTGCCTGTCACTCACCCACTCAACGAAGCTGCTGCACCGCAACCCCTGGCACTTATGCCGCATGCCGAACTGATGCTGGCCCGGGGCAT
The sequence above is a segment of the Pseudomonas sp. R76 genome. Coding sequences within it:
- a CDS encoding class I SAM-dependent methyltransferase, which codes for MSTPIKLDFSEKYDDQHAQNYLLKHQDNLARRLSHKRDEQLARGALAMAGEPGLVLDLPCGAGRFWPLLAEKPNRVIIGADNSASMLKVATVAQPADVVKRVRPLQTSAFDIDLPDNSVDSIFCMRLMHHIGDPAHRMTILREFQRVTRDSVIISLCVDGNFKAWKRKRAEVKRRSKGEQEGYQNRFVLPAATVEAEFEQAGFRVQESLDFIPLYAMWRVYVLRKR
- a CDS encoding DUF1513 domain-containing protein, giving the protein MLRRQALAVGSVLLSAITLGGWTLFKQKGSKSPLLLSARDDVDGKHYAVGYHLDGKQVFATQVGQRCHDIINHPTLPIALFVARRPGTESYLINLRDGALLQTITSNANRHFYGHAVIHKSGDWLYATENDTTDPGRGLLGVYKFEGERLVHTGEISTHGIGPHQVSWMPDGETLVVANGGIRTEAESRVEMNLNAMEPSLVLMHRDGSLISKETLGQQMNSVRHMGIAGDGTILTGQQFMGASQERSELLAIKRPGQPFVAFPVADEQLQAMGHYTASVAVHSELRLVALTAPRGNRFFIWDMDSGELRLDGPLPDCAGVGAVADGFVVTSGQGRCRFYDCRQQPLVAKPLELPSGFWDNHLHLV
- a CDS encoding di-heme oxidoreductase family protein — protein: MFRSLFRLCAALMALSLTACDDAPRFTKAEPGEARAGGATTVNKRDQNAFSLPSANLAPTRRLDFSVGNSFFRSPWVIAPSTTTARDGLGPLFNTNACQNCHIKDGRGHPPLPDAPNAVSMLVRLSIPNAEPYAKLIEQLGVVPEPVYGGQLQDMAVPGVAPEGKVRVDYTPVNVTFKDGTVVELRKPDLQITQLGYGPMHPDTLFSARIAPPMIGLGLLEAISDADVLRNTDPKTADKEALVGRANWVWDDAQHKTVLGRFGWKAGQPNLNQQNVHAFSGDMGLTTSLRPFDDCTDAQVACKQAPNGNGPDGEPEVSDNILRLVLFYTRNLAVPVRRGVDTPQVLAGKNLFYQAGCQGCHKPTFTTAANAAEPELANQVIRPYSDLLLHDMGEGLADHRSEFKAGGRDWRTPPLWGIGLTQTVSGHTQFLHDGRARNLLEAVLWHGGEAQAAQQHVLSFNAEQRAALLAFLNSL
- a CDS encoding lipopolysaccharide kinase InaA family protein; the encoded protein is MAVECVVGSHVAPEERFDYFWRLKGEWVEEPNRRRGGESGVQRVISPNGRLLYSKRQTGHIYRSLLHPFGRPTVLRERDALKGLRSLDVRVPELVFCEARRDPEHQWKALLVTASLDGFDEIENWYAAGGREQYGELVHERVLKEVAGTLARMHKGRWQHGCLYIKHIFLRVTGEGDSANVEVALLDFEKCRQRLTAYRAASHDMQQLRRHSSWSDTDWKKLSYFYETAFGSAIKGLTR
- a CDS encoding NAD(P)H nitroreductase — its product is MQALDALLNRVSVPRLLEPAPTQEQRDVLFAAAMRAPDHGQLRPWRFLTVEGAAREHMGTLLAEAARLQDADAPQAAIDKAQNGPLRAPLVVVVIARLQEHFKVPKSEQLLAAACAAHGILLAAYAQGIGAVWRTGELSYSAHVAKGLGLTADEEVIGFLYLGTPQNPPRVAQKEDVAAFVQAWPGR
- a CDS encoding imelysin family protein encodes the protein MFRPKLLFTSLAALALGACSPQDPQAVTSAAIAKQVILPTYSRWVEADRQLAVSALAYCQGKESLDTARADFLHAQKAWAELQPLLIGPLAEGNRSWQVQFWPDKKNLVGRQVEQLVTAQPQIDGAALAKSSVVVQGLSAYEYILYDAKTDVADEAQKARYCPLLVAIGERQKALAEEILASWNSTDGMLAQMTKFPNQRYADSHEAIADLLRVQVTALDTLKKKLGTPMGRQTKGIPQPFQADAWRSQSSLQSLQASLAAAQTVWAGVDNKGLRGLLPSDQKPLADKIDAAYAASLKLFASNQRTLNELLADDAGRQQLNDIYDSLNVVHRLHEGELAKALGIQLGFNANDGD